ACCGGACCGCGGAGCCGGTCGAGCCGGTCCTGGGCGGCGAGCGTCAGGGTGTTCTGGCAGCGGATCGGTCGGCCGTCGAGGCTGGCCAGGGTGACGTCGTAGGCCGGGGTGGCGCCGTAACGGTTGGCGGCGTCGAGGACGTCCGCCGGGCACGCGATGTCCAGCAGGGCGGATTCCTCGTACCCGACGATCACCATCCGGCGCATGGCGCAAGCGTAGCCGTCTGTCCGACGACGATCCCAGGTTTTCGGACATCCGGCGTTAGTCGGGTTAGCGCACGCGCCAAGCTGCGACGCATGAAGACGATCGCGTTCCTGCTGTACCCCGGGCTCACGCCCCTCGACCTGATCGGCCCGCTCCAGGTCCTGTCGTCGTTGCGGCAGGCCGACCCGTCGTTCGAGACGGCGGTGGTGGCCGAGACGCTGGAGCCGGTGCCCACGGACGCCGTTGTGTCCCTCGGGGCGGACCGCACCTTCGAAGAGGTGCCGGCGCCGTACGCACTGGTGGTGCCGGGTGGGCAGGCCGGCACGCTCCGGGCGTTGACGAACGAGCGGTTGCTGGAGTACGTCCGCTCGGCGAGTGCGCAGGCGACCGTGACGGCGTCGGTCTGCACGGGCGCGCTGATCCTGGGCGCGGCCGGCCTGTTGAAGGGCAGGGAAGCCACCACGCACTGGTCGTTCCTGGAGGCGCTGCGCGAGTTCGGCGCGACGCCCGTGAAGCGCCGGTGGGTCGACGAGGGCGAGGTGCTGACCGCGGCGGGCGTCTCCGCGGGGATCGACATGGCACTGCACCTGGCGGCGCGCTTCAGCAATGTGGACGTCGCGAAGATGCTGCAGTTCGGAGTCGAGTACGACCCCGAGCCGCCCTTCGGACCGCTCGACTGGGCGGCCGCGCCGAGGGAGCTGTTCACCGGCCTGGCGGCGACCTGGGTGCAGGAGGCGCTGGCCGAGGCGCCGGAGCTCCAGAAGAGGCTGGCCGCGCGAGTGTGAGGCCTGTCGGGCACGGTGCCCGTTGGCCAGTGCGGGTTCGTCCACGGCTGGGAGCGGCCTTCGAGCCGGTGGGGGAGGCTGAGCGCGCGTGGCCCGTCCACGGATGGGGCGCGTGGGCCGGTCCTGGGCCGAGGGGACGTGGGACCGTTCTGGGGGTCGGTCCCACGGATCCCCGCAGGCCAGCGGCTTGAGGGCACCCCGCTACCGGGCTGTGTGCGGTCCGTAATAAGCTATCCCCCGTCGCCGCCCCTCGGGGAGACGACGGCCGGGCTGTGGCGCAGTTTGGTAGCGCACTTGACTGGGGGTCAAGGGGTCGCAGGTTCAAATCCTGTCAGCCCGACGGTCTGGATGAGCCCGCTGGCTCTGGGTGGAAGCCCAGGTCAGCGGGCTTTTTCGTGTTTGCTTCCCGTTCGCTCACCCTCGTCGATTTCAAGATCAACAGGGGTGTGCAGGAGCGATTCTGGAGTGGATCATGCTTCCGGCGGCAAATGGGGTCGCCTAACGGCTCCTGCTCGGCTGCTTGTTGGCCAACTGATTTGAATCGAATGCGCAACCATGCAACCACGTTCGCGTTTGTCTGACATGCGCTCATCGGGTGTAATCCAGCATGTGGGTCTGCCGCTCGCCGCGGTCATCCGGCACAGCAAGCACCCCGCCGCAGGCACGATCACCTTCCCCCACCCGGCGTGAGCAGGCATTCCTGTGCGATGCCCGTGACGGTCTCACCCCCACAACAGGGCGCCACCATCACCAAGATCGGCACCGACACGCTGGTCACAACGCTGGCCACCGCGGTCGAGCTTCGCTTCGACCGCGGCGAGTGGTCGGCCTTCCCCGCCGGGCCGCCGACGGCGAGTTCGACTTCACCGATCAGCTCGCCGCCTGAACAGGACCGGGGGAGGCAACGCTATGCCGCTGCGCCAGCGGCCCATGGACACCCCGCTTGACCTCGTGTTCGGGAACGCCTGCATTCCTGGCGGCGGCAAACGGTGGATCACCTTCCGCCGTGCCCTACTTCTGCCACTGCTGTGACACCGGCGGAGACTTCGCCGCCGCCAGGCTTGACCGCACCCGCCTCGAGCGACGCCGGATCGTCTGCCAGCCCTACGAATGGCGCCACGACTTCCAGGACCTGGGCCTGGTCTACCAACAGCGAGCCCAAGCCGCTGTCCGCCCTCACGTCAGCGGCCCCGGCGCGGCCGTGGCCTGGACACCCAGCGGCACAAACTTCAGTCGTGTGCACACCTCAGATCGACTTGCGCAGCGCCTGACGAGCCCCCGAGATCTCCGCGAGATCCAGAGCTCGATGGTGCGGGCTGGACCGTGATCGCTGGTGCGGACGGCCACCGGGCCGACAAGGGACATGTAGGCGGCCAAGCTCGATCGGTGATGCACACAGCTGCCACGGTCCGCCGGCGCGGTGCCCTGCTGGGGCCGCCAGGGCAGGATGGGGGCCATGAGTGGCGAGGTTTTGCGTGACGGTTGGTGCGGCGAGCCTATTGCGTGGGCGCGAGTTGGCGATCCCGTGACGGGGCGGGAGTGGACCGAGCATGGCTGGGTGACCGTTACTGACCGGTTGTCTCCGGCTGAGGCGGTTCGCAAGTACGGTCCCATCACTGAGCTGGTGGTTGGTCGCAACGGCGGTTTTGAGTCCGTCACCTACGGTGAGACCAAATTCGTCTCCCGGTTCGTGGACCCGCGAGGCACGGGTTTATATGACGACAGTGTTGTCGTCGTGCACGACCCTGCCCGGGACAATTACGAGTGCCCGGTTTGCCAGGCTGCGCCCGGCGAGCAGTGTGTGAACAAGAAGCAGCAGCCGTGCGGAACGCACAGCAAGCGGTCTCAGGGGCGCTCGCGATGGGAGATCGAGCGGGCTGACGCGGCGGCCCGAAAGGCACGCGAGGAAGCGGAGGCTGCTGAACAGTGGCAGCGCGAGATGGCCACGTCGCCGGCTCTCGGCGCGGTGCTGGAAGTCAAGCGCTGGATGCTTGCTGATGACACGGTGTCCGATGTTGTTGACCGTTACACCGTCGAGCGCACCTACGCCAACCGGACGGTCCAGGCCACTGCGGACAGCGGGGACCGAGTGTTCCTCGCCCGCAACGAGTACACCGGCGGTTGGCACGTCATCTGCGGGCAGCCGACGTCTATGCGGCTGCCATGCCGAGGCGGCGGTGCTGGCGTGCCGTGCAGGGTGCGACACAAGCCAGGGTTGCAGCTGCGTGAGGACTCGTCGTGGACCTGACGCGGCAAGGCATGTCACCCGATTTGGTTGGTGTCGATGGCGCAGGCGGTGGTTCGTCCGCACTCTCGATCAGGCGGGGGTGCCGGACCAGGCTGCTTCGAGGAGGTCGGTGAGGTCCCGAAGGTCGGCCGGGCGGGGGTTGGCGTAGGGCGCGGTCAGTGTTTCTTCAGCGATTGCGCGGAGCTGAGCCCGGCTGACCCCGAGCTCAGCGAGCCTGGTGGGGGCGCCCAGTTCGGTGACCAGCTTGTGCAGGGCGGCTACGGCGACGGGTGCGTCGAGTGCTCGGGCCACAGCGGCAGCCGCGTGTGGTGCTGCGGGCAGGTTGAACGCGGCGACGTGCGGCAGCATCACGGCGTGCGTCTCGGCGTGGGGCAGGTCGAGCATGCCGCCGAGCACGTGGCAGAGCTTGTGATGGAGCCCCATCGTCGTCGCGCCGAGGCACGCTCCGCACAGCCACGCGCCCTGCAGTGCGGTCGCCCGTGCGGCACCGTCGGATGCGCCGGTACCGAGAACTGGTAGCGCCTCGGCGAGGTCGCGGATTCCGCGTTCCGCCATGGCCGCCACTGGCGGGGAACTGTCCGGTGCGTACAGCGCTTCCACCGCGTGGGCGATCGCGTTGAGTCCACTGGTGGCGGCGACGGTGGCGGGTACGGTCGCCGTCAGTTCCGGGTCGTAGACCACGGCCCGGGGCAGAACCGAACGATCCCGTCCGGTCTGTTTGCGGGAGTCCTCGGTGATTCCCCAGACCGGTGTCATCTCGGATCCCGCGTAGGTCGTCGGCAACGCGACGTAGGGCAGGCCGGCGCGTAGGGCCAGGGCCTTGGCCAAGCCGATCGTCGAGCCGCCGCCGGCGGCGACGCAGCCGTCGGCCCCCAGTTCGGTGGCGACCTCGACGGCTTCGATGACCGTAGCCAGTGGGACGTGCATCCGTGCCCGTTCGTAGACGCCGACGGCGCGGTCTCCCAGGATGGCGGTCGCACGTCTGGCGAGATCGTGCTGAGTGGGCGTGGACAGCACGAGAATTCGGCGCAGGCCGACGTGGTTTGTCTCCTCGGCCAGCCGGGCGACTGAGCCCGCGCCGAAGACGACGCGTGCCGGCAGAGTCTCGTAGACCGCGGCGCTCACGTGACGGCCCGCCTCAGCCTGATGTCGAACCGTGCCCGGCGGAAGGGCGTGGTGACTCCGAACCGCTCGGCCTCTGCCGGGTCGGTCACCTCGTCGAAGTCGGTGACCAAACTCGAACGAACCGCGAAGACCGCGTCGCTGTCCACATAGGGTCCATTCGCGACGAACATGTGCGTGGTCAGCGGTTCGTGGCCGGCGGCATCGGCGATCACGTGGATGTGCGCGGGCCGGTAGGGGTGCCGGGCGGTTGCGGCGAGCAGTGCGCCGACGGGCCCGTCGGTCGGGATCGGGTAGTGGCTCGGCACAACCGTGCGGAACCAGAACTCGCCGTGTTCGTCGGTGTGGAAGAACCCGCGACCGTTGCCGGCGGGCTGGTTGTCGGGCTGCTGGACGTCGTAGAAGCCGTTCTCGTTGCATTGCCAGACGTCGATCGTGGCCCCGCCCAGGGGGCTGCCGTCGAGGTCGGCCACCGATCCGGTGATCACACAGGGCGCGCCCGTCCCGATCAGGTCGATGGAGTCACCGAGCTTCCGGAGAGGGGAGTCGACCATGTGGAAGGGGCCCAGAACCGTCGACTCGGTGCCCAGTTCGCCGCCGTTGATCGTCTCGACGAGCATCGAGATGCCGAGAACGTCGGACAGCAGTACGAACTCCTGCCGCGTCTCGTCGGTCTTGTGCCCGACCGCGGTCAGGAACTCGATGGCCTGTTCCCATTCCCGGTTCGTGAGCCGCAGTTCCCGGACCGCGGCATGGATGTGGCGGGTGATCGTTTCGAGAATCGCTTTCAGCCGTGGGTCCGGGGTGTCGGCGAAGCTGGTCAGGACCGCGCCGAGGATGGTTTCGTCGTTGAGATCCATCAAGCACCTCGGTTGCGGTCGGCGAGCTTGGCCGTGAACCAGTCCGCGACGAGGGCGCTGCGTTCGCTCGAGTGGTTGTAGATCGTGTGCTCGCCGTCGTCCCACACCCTCAGGGTGACGTCGCCGTGATGAGTAGCGGCATCGAGGAACGGCTGTTGTTCGTCGAGGCTGACGAGGGGGTCCTGCCCGCCGTGCAGGACCAGCACGGGGCAGTCGATGCGATCTTCGGACCGTAGTGCGATCCGGTCGAAGTTGTCCTGGATCGAAGCCTGGTCGCTCGTGCCGAGCATTGCGGCAGCCTGCTCGAGGTATGTGCGGAAGGTGAGCAGCCGTGGCCGGGCCGGAGCACCGTTGACGCACACCGCCGCGACGCGCGGGTCGGACGCGGCCGTGGTGGCGGCATACAACCCGCCGTTGCTGTTGCCCCACAGGCCGACGGGGCCGAGGTCCTCGCGCTCGACGAGGTGATCGACGAAGGTCCGGTACGCGGCGCGCACGTCGGCGTCCAGCAGCACTCCTCCCTCGAGCCGTGTCCGGCCCTGCCCCGGCCCCTCGGCCAGAAGCGCCGCGAGACCGCGGCGGTTCAGGGCGTCGGCTTGCCGGAGATACGCCGGGCCCCATCCACTTTGGCCGCCAAAGACGACGACCGTGCCGAGCACCGGGCCGCGCGGCAGCAGCAGCCAGCCGAACATCCGGCCGTCCGCGAAGGGAATCTCCACCTCCTGGCAGCGCGGCGGCCGCAACGTTCCGGTCTTCCGCGTCTCGGCGGCGGACAAGGCCGCGGCTCTCGCGGAGACGGTAGCCGTCAGCCGGGAGTAGAGCGCACGCTTGCGGTCACTGTCGGAGTTGAACGCCATCTGGGCGAACACCAGGCAGGCGACCGCCGCTCGGTACGCCTCGTCCGCGCTCACCGTCCAGCCGTCCCGGGCGGCGTCGGCCGCGCGCCGAAGGTGGCGGTCGGCAAGTCCCTCGGCTGCGGCATCCCAAGCCGTTCCGGCGGAGGTGAGGCGCTGAAGTTCGAGCACGTCGCCGAAGTCCATGCCGTAGTCGAGCATCCGCGTCGGCGGCATCGCCCGCCAGAGCACCTCGGCCGGAGGGAGTTCGGCCGTGGCGGTCCGGCCGTCGCCGAGCCAGTGCAGGCCGGTCCGGAGGTCGTCGACAGCCGCCGGGAGGTCGGCGAGGGCACCAGCCCAGAACAGGTGGAAGTCCGGCCGTCCGATGAACGCCTCCACCTCGTTGTCCCGCAGGAACGCGGCGTAGGTGCCATCCACGTCGTCGACATCCGTACCGGGTACCGCGATGACGACGCCGAGGCGGTCGAGGAAGCCCCGGTGGGCCGGGGACAGCACCGGCCGCGGGTCGGTCGCGCTGACCAGGCTGAATCCCCGTCCTATGACGTCGTCGAACCGGCCTTTCACCCCGTCCTTGCTCACGATTCCCTGGGGAGCCAGGGTCCCGGCCAGCGGGGCCGGTCGCCCGTCCGGTCCGTGGTGGACGACTCCGGCATCGAGCGTCGGGAACGGCGGCGGTGGCGGTGCGGTGCCGTCACGGAACGCCTGGTCGCGAGCGGCCGCGGCGGCGGGGTCGTGAGTGTTCGCCACGCGCCCCAGCGCGCTGGAGATCTCCGTGATCGCGGTGGCGTGAGGGCGGCGCTCGGCTTCGTAGGTGTCCAGCAGATCATCGCCGGCGAGGCCGCGCAGGACGAGGTCCAGCTTCCAGCCCAGGGTGAGCCCGTCTCGCATTCCGGAGCAGGCGCCTTGCCCCATGTAGGGCGGGGTGGTGTGCGCCGCGTCGCCGATCAGGAACACCCGGCCCTGCCGCCAGGTCTCGGCGATCCTGCCCTCGAAGGTGTACACCACCTGGCGCAGGATCCGGACGTCCTCCGGCCCGAGGCCGTGGGTCTCCCGCAGCCACGCCCATGCGAACTCGGGGCGTTCGAACTCGGCGGCGTCCTCACCACGCAGGACCGCCAGCTCGAACCGTTGCCGGCTCTTTCCGATCGGCATGTGCATCGAGCCGCGGACCGGGTCGCAGTACTGGGTGAGGCTCGTGAACCGCTCGGGCAGCGGCCGCAGCCGCTCGGTGTCGAGGTTGAGCCACCGGTCGTCGACACCGTTGTCGGTGCGTTCGATGCCGAGCGAGGCGCGGACGAAGCTGTTGGCGCCGTCCGCGCCCACCAGGTATTTCGCGGTGACGACCCGTTCCTCGCCGCCATGCGACCACTGACCGGTGCGGGACTGGGTCCACGGCCGCGCGGCCAGCTCGACGCCGTCGTCGTGGGGCCGGACAGCGACCACCGCCCAGCCCTGGTTGACCTCGACGTGGCCCGACGCCCGCACGTGGGAGTCGATCGCGTCCTCGATGTCGGGCTGGTAGATCGACAGGTGCGCGGGATGACCGCATGAGCTGCCACTCCAATCCAGTTCGAGGAGCAGTTCGCCCGAACCGTTGAGGTACCGGTAGCTCGACAGGGGAAGCGCGTCCCGGAGGGCGTGGTCGAGGTCACCGACGGCCTGGACGATGCGCGCGGTCTCGCCGTCGATGTGCGTCAGGCGCGGCAGACCGTACAGCGCGGGCCAGCGCTCGAACACCACCACCGAATGCCCGGCCTTGCCCAGGACCGATGCCAGAACGAGCCCGGAGGGGCCGTATCCGACGACCGCAACGTCGTAGTCGTGGTTCACGATGAGTTCTCCCGTCGGCCCGGAGCGGTTGCGCTCCTTCGAATCGACGTGGACGGTAGGCCGGAAGCCGGGATGTGCCGATCCGTTTCGCGCCGGCCCGATCCACCTCGCGACACGAGTTCCCGGCTAGACGGTTGCGACGCCGCTGACCGGAGAGCCGACGGCACCGGGGAGCCGAAGCGGGGGCGCCGTCAGCAGGAAGCGGGCCCGCTCGTGCTGCCGCAGCCATCGAGCGAGGTCCGCCAGATACCACATCTCGCCCAGCGGTATTCCCTGCTTGAAGAGGCAGTGGGTGTGCAGCGGGAGCACGGACTCAGCCCCAGGGGCCGGGTTCAGGCTGAAGGGCTCCACCGCGACGTTGTCGGCCACGATCGCCGAGAGCCCGCAGTCGGTGATCCACTGCAGCAGGCGGTGGTCCTGGCTGTCCAGTACGGCACAGCTGCCGTCCAGCGTCTCCTGTGTCAGGTCGTCGCCGAGGTCGAGCATGATCGCGGTGAGTCCGGTGTGGAGGCACAGGATGTCACCGGCCTCGACGGTCACGTCCTGCGCTTCCATGATCTCCATGAGCATCTCGTAGCCGACGGCGACGCGCTGATGGCCGACCGCCTGTTCCAGGTCGATCAGCACACCTCGGCCCTGAACCCCGGTCTGGGCGATGGTTTCGATGCCGAGCGCGCCGGCGTGCGGTGGCACTGAGCCGTCCGGGGCGCCGACCACGTCGATGTCCGCCCGGTAACCGTTGTAGTAGCAGATCGCAGGCTCGCCGGTGCCGTCGAGATCGAAGACGGCCCCGTGGTGGGCGAAGGAGTCCCACTGGGTCGAGTACTGCAGGTGGAGGACTGCGAGGTCGTCGCTGACGACGTCGGGCACGGTGGGTAGGAAGCGGTGGTTGTGGCCGAGCGGGGTGCTGCTGAGCACCGGTGGCTTGCGCGGCCCAGCGGCATACTCGCCACGAGGGAAGTCGAGCGGGAGGCTGAGCGGGAAGGCGATCCCTTCCCGAACCTCCCGGGTGGCGGCGAGGCGCCGTTCGGCTGTGATCAGGTTCAGGCGGCCGAGCTGGTCGTCGTCACCGAACTCGCCCCAGTTCGAGCCTTCCGGGCGTTGTGTCCATCGCGTCATGGGTTTCCTCCTGGTTTGTCTGGCCGCCTGAGGCGGCCCGTACGATGTGCGCATGGGGCAGACGAGGCCGGGTCTCAAGGACGTCGCGGAACGCGCAGGTGTCGGTGTCTCTTCCGTTTCCCGCGTTCTTTCGGGTCACCCGGACGTGAGCGTGAAAATGCGTGACCGGGTCATGGCGGCGGTCGACGAGATCGGCTACCGGCCGGACATCTTCGCGCGTGGACTTCGTGGTGGGCCCACGATGTCGGTCGGGCTGGTGATCGGTGACATCTCCAATCCACTGTTGTCCGAGATCAGTCTCGGCGCGGAGAGCGAGCTCCGCCGTGCCGGCTACTCCCTCCTGTTCGTGAACTCGATGAACGATCCCGAACTCGAGGCGCAGAACATCCTGCTTTTCCAGGACCGGCACGTGGACGGACTGCTCCTGTCGCTCAGCGCGGAGGACGATGCCGGCGTACTGGCGGCTCTTCGGACCATCCAGGCGCCGTTGGTGCTGATCGACCGGGAGCTCGACGATTCGGGCGAGCAGCTCATGCCGAGCGCGGTGCTGTGCGACCACCGCGGGGGGATGCGTGCGGCCATCGCCCATCTGCTCGATCTCGGACACCGGCGGATCGGGTGCATCCTGGGCGGGCACGCGCGATTCGCGCGCATGCGGCGGCAAGGCGTGGAGGAGGCGTACGCCGAGCGGGGCCTGCCTCCCACCTACAACATCGTCCAGGGCCCGCTCGATGCCGATCACGGCCAGGCGGCGACCTCGCGGCTGCTGGACATGCGGGAGCGGCCGACCGCCCTGGTCGTCGGCGGGAACCAGCTGCTCAAGGGATGCTTGCGCGAACTGCGGTCGCGCCGCGTGGTGGTCGGGGCGGACCTGTCGCTGATCAGCTGCGACGAGACCGATTTGACAGAGATGCACGATCCACCCATCGCGGTCGTGCGGCGTGACACCCACCAGCTGGGGCGGACGGCGGCTGGGCTGCTCCTCCGTCGCATCCAGGATCCCGAAGAGGGCCCAGTCACCACCGTCCACCCCACGCAGTTCGTTCCCCGGGCGAGCGTCGTCCCGGTCCGCGAGACCGCCGGCGCCTGAGGGGTGGCGCCCGCCGCGTGCTGCTACCCGGCCTCGACGCGGTGAAAGCGGATGTAGTCCTCGTCGAGTTCCCAGCCCAGTCCGGGCCGGTCGGGCAGCGTGATGACGCCGTCGACCAGCGACGGCCGGTTCGCGATCAGGTTCCACCAGATCGGGTCCCGCTGCGGATCGAAGCACTCCGCGTAGAGGCCGTGCGGGATCGAGGCGAGGAGGTGGCTTGAGAGCTGGGGCTCTTCGTGGTGAGCCATCTGCACGTCGAAGGCAGCCGCCATCCCGGCGACCCGGCGCCACTCGGTTGGCCCGCCCGTCCACGACGCGTCGAAGTTGCAGACGTCGATCGCGCCGGCGACCATCAGATCGCGGGCACCGCCGGCCGAGTACTCGCTCTGGCCCGCGC
The window above is part of the Amycolatopsis thermoflava N1165 genome. Proteins encoded here:
- a CDS encoding DJ-1/PfpI family protein — protein: MKTIAFLLYPGLTPLDLIGPLQVLSSLRQADPSFETAVVAETLEPVPTDAVVSLGADRTFEEVPAPYALVVPGGQAGTLRALTNERLLEYVRSASAQATVTASVCTGALILGAAGLLKGREATTHWSFLEALREFGATPVKRRWVDEGEVLTAAGVSAGIDMALHLAARFSNVDVAKMLQFGVEYDPEPPFGPLDWAAAPRELFTGLAATWVQEALAEAPELQKRLAARV
- a CDS encoding maleylacetate reductase, with the translated sequence MSAAVYETLPARVVFGAGSVARLAEETNHVGLRRILVLSTPTQHDLARRATAILGDRAVGVYERARMHVPLATVIEAVEVATELGADGCVAAGGGSTIGLAKALALRAGLPYVALPTTYAGSEMTPVWGITEDSRKQTGRDRSVLPRAVVYDPELTATVPATVAATSGLNAIAHAVEALYAPDSSPPVAAMAERGIRDLAEALPVLGTGASDGAARATALQGAWLCGACLGATTMGLHHKLCHVLGGMLDLPHAETHAVMLPHVAAFNLPAAPHAAAAVARALDAPVAVAALHKLVTELGAPTRLAELGVSRAQLRAIAEETLTAPYANPRPADLRDLTDLLEAAWSGTPA
- a CDS encoding dioxygenase — translated: MDLNDETILGAVLTSFADTPDPRLKAILETITRHIHAAVRELRLTNREWEQAIEFLTAVGHKTDETRQEFVLLSDVLGISMLVETINGGELGTESTVLGPFHMVDSPLRKLGDSIDLIGTGAPCVITGSVADLDGSPLGGATIDVWQCNENGFYDVQQPDNQPAGNGRGFFHTDEHGEFWFRTVVPSHYPIPTDGPVGALLAATARHPYRPAHIHVIADAAGHEPLTTHMFVANGPYVDSDAVFAVRSSLVTDFDEVTDPAEAERFGVTTPFRRARFDIRLRRAVT
- a CDS encoding bifunctional 3-(3-hydroxy-phenyl)propionate/3-hydroxycinnamic acid hydroxylase, giving the protein MNHDYDVAVVGYGPSGLVLASVLGKAGHSVVVFERWPALYGLPRLTHIDGETARIVQAVGDLDHALRDALPLSSYRYLNGSGELLLELDWSGSSCGHPAHLSIYQPDIEDAIDSHVRASGHVEVNQGWAVVAVRPHDDGVELAARPWTQSRTGQWSHGGEERVVTAKYLVGADGANSFVRASLGIERTDNGVDDRWLNLDTERLRPLPERFTSLTQYCDPVRGSMHMPIGKSRQRFELAVLRGEDAAEFERPEFAWAWLRETHGLGPEDVRILRQVVYTFEGRIAETWRQGRVFLIGDAAHTTPPYMGQGACSGMRDGLTLGWKLDLVLRGLAGDDLLDTYEAERRPHATAITEISSALGRVANTHDPAAAAARDQAFRDGTAPPPPPFPTLDAGVVHHGPDGRPAPLAGTLAPQGIVSKDGVKGRFDDVIGRGFSLVSATDPRPVLSPAHRGFLDRLGVVIAVPGTDVDDVDGTYAAFLRDNEVEAFIGRPDFHLFWAGALADLPAAVDDLRTGLHWLGDGRTATAELPPAEVLWRAMPPTRMLDYGMDFGDVLELQRLTSAGTAWDAAAEGLADRHLRRAADAARDGWTVSADEAYRAAVACLVFAQMAFNSDSDRKRALYSRLTATVSARAAALSAAETRKTGTLRPPRCQEVEIPFADGRMFGWLLLPRGPVLGTVVVFGGQSGWGPAYLRQADALNRRGLAALLAEGPGQGRTRLEGGVLLDADVRAAYRTFVDHLVEREDLGPVGLWGNSNGGLYAATTAASDPRVAAVCVNGAPARPRLLTFRTYLEQAAAMLGTSDQASIQDNFDRIALRSEDRIDCPVLVLHGGQDPLVSLDEQQPFLDAATHHGDVTLRVWDDGEHTIYNHSSERSALVADWFTAKLADRNRGA
- a CDS encoding cyclase family protein; its protein translation is MTRWTQRPEGSNWGEFGDDDQLGRLNLITAERRLAATREVREGIAFPLSLPLDFPRGEYAAGPRKPPVLSSTPLGHNHRFLPTVPDVVSDDLAVLHLQYSTQWDSFAHHGAVFDLDGTGEPAICYYNGYRADIDVVGAPDGSVPPHAGALGIETIAQTGVQGRGVLIDLEQAVGHQRVAVGYEMLMEIMEAQDVTVEAGDILCLHTGLTAIMLDLGDDLTQETLDGSCAVLDSQDHRLLQWITDCGLSAIVADNVAVEPFSLNPAPGAESVLPLHTHCLFKQGIPLGEMWYLADLARWLRQHERARFLLTAPPLRLPGAVGSPVSGVATV
- a CDS encoding LacI family DNA-binding transcriptional regulator; its protein translation is MGQTRPGLKDVAERAGVGVSSVSRVLSGHPDVSVKMRDRVMAAVDEIGYRPDIFARGLRGGPTMSVGLVIGDISNPLLSEISLGAESELRRAGYSLLFVNSMNDPELEAQNILLFQDRHVDGLLLSLSAEDDAGVLAALRTIQAPLVLIDRELDDSGEQLMPSAVLCDHRGGMRAAIAHLLDLGHRRIGCILGGHARFARMRRQGVEEAYAERGLPPTYNIVQGPLDADHGQAATSRLLDMRERPTALVVGGNQLLKGCLRELRSRRVVVGADLSLISCDETDLTEMHDPPIAVVRRDTHQLGRTAAGLLLRRIQDPEEGPVTTVHPTQFVPRASVVPVRETAGA